The following are from one region of the Gryllotalpicola protaetiae genome:
- a CDS encoding tautomerase family protein codes for MPMIDIYAAEGTFGDPHALAVELATELKAIERVPDIPMFRENTAAFVHQIAPGSFANVDGEGGHVRVQVLTNAGALDREQQLAVVERFTQLVADAAGDPALARRTWVLLTEAAEGGWGLWGHAHTNAELVQAARDEIGRLSAGA; via the coding sequence ATGCCCATGATCGACATCTACGCAGCCGAGGGGACCTTCGGCGACCCCCACGCACTCGCCGTCGAGCTCGCGACCGAGCTCAAGGCCATCGAGCGGGTGCCCGACATCCCGATGTTCCGGGAGAACACGGCCGCGTTCGTGCACCAGATCGCCCCGGGCTCGTTCGCCAACGTCGACGGGGAGGGCGGCCATGTGCGGGTGCAGGTGCTGACGAATGCTGGCGCGCTCGACCGCGAGCAGCAGCTGGCCGTCGTCGAGCGATTCACACAGCTGGTGGCGGATGCCGCGGGTGACCCTGCGCTCGCCAGGCGAACCTGGGTGCTGCTGACCGAGGCTGCCGAGGGCGGCTGGGGTCTGTGGGGCCATGCGCATACCAATGCCGAACTCGTGCAAGCCGCGCGCGACGAGATCGGGCGGCTCAGCGCGGGCGCGTAG
- a CDS encoding SDR family NAD(P)-dependent oxidoreductase, with product MNANELSGKTALVTGATSGIGRATANRLAELGADVIVHGRNAARGASVVEEIELAGGHARFAQADLSDPADISRLAAEVGDVDIVVNNAGTAWFGPTVDTDVATYDGLFDANVRATYLLTAALVPGLIRKGGGSIVNVSSMAGRVGMAGGAAYGATKAAVSSFAQAWAAEYAGYGIRANAVAPGPVFTPIQPEDATASLGSTTPLARGAKPEEIADAIAFLASDRSSYITGQTLSADGGYTAV from the coding sequence ATGAACGCCAACGAACTCAGCGGCAAGACCGCTCTTGTGACCGGAGCCACCTCGGGCATCGGCCGCGCCACCGCCAACCGGCTCGCTGAGCTCGGCGCGGACGTCATCGTCCACGGCCGCAACGCCGCCCGTGGCGCCTCGGTCGTCGAAGAGATCGAGCTGGCCGGCGGCCACGCCCGCTTCGCGCAGGCCGACCTGAGCGACCCGGCCGACATCAGCCGGCTGGCCGCAGAGGTCGGCGACGTCGACATCGTCGTGAACAACGCGGGCACCGCGTGGTTCGGGCCGACGGTCGACACCGACGTCGCGACCTACGACGGGCTGTTCGACGCGAACGTGCGCGCCACCTACCTGCTGACCGCGGCACTCGTGCCGGGGCTCATCCGCAAGGGCGGCGGCTCGATCGTCAACGTGAGCAGCATGGCCGGGCGGGTCGGCATGGCCGGCGGCGCGGCCTACGGCGCCACGAAGGCGGCGGTGTCGTCATTTGCGCAGGCCTGGGCCGCGGAGTACGCGGGCTACGGCATCCGTGCGAACGCCGTCGCACCCGGTCCGGTGTTCACGCCCATCCAGCCGGAGGACGCGACGGCCTCGCTCGGCAGCACCACCCCGCTCGCACGCGGCGCGAAGCCGGAGGAGATCGCCGACGCGATCGCCTTCCTCGCCTCCGACCGCTCGAGCTACATCACCGGCCAGACCCTCTCGGCCGACGGCGGCTACACCGCCGTCTGA
- a CDS encoding GNAT family N-acetyltransferase: protein MPDLASPEQTVRIERVEWEDDRAARLRAAMDAEIAPRYADLNAALTDEQAAARADAFVLDPATLRGVYLALEADGTPIGHAALRRLEVEGAPVAWELKRLITLPAARGRGVGALLIEAVEADAAAAGATRVVLQTGIRQPEAVGLYEKLGYAPIAAYPPYADRVPEGIYFARELHA from the coding sequence ATGCCCGATCTCGCGAGCCCCGAGCAGACCGTCCGCATCGAGCGGGTCGAGTGGGAGGACGACCGGGCCGCCCGGCTCCGTGCCGCGATGGACGCCGAGATCGCCCCGCGCTACGCCGACCTCAACGCCGCCCTCACCGACGAGCAGGCCGCGGCGCGGGCCGACGCGTTTGTGCTCGACCCCGCGACCCTGCGCGGCGTCTACCTCGCACTCGAGGCCGATGGCACGCCCATCGGCCACGCTGCCCTGCGCCGCCTCGAGGTCGAGGGCGCGCCCGTCGCGTGGGAGCTGAAGCGCCTCATCACACTGCCCGCCGCGCGCGGCCGCGGCGTCGGCGCGCTGCTGATCGAGGCGGTCGAGGCGGATGCCGCGGCCGCAGGCGCCACGCGGGTGGTGCTGCAGACCGGCATCCGTCAGCCCGAGGCCGTCGGCCTTTACGAGAAGCTCGGCTACGCGCCGATCGCCGCGTACCCGCCCTACGCGGACCGCGTGCCCGAGGGCATCTACTTCGCGCGCGAGCTGCACGCATAG
- a CDS encoding amidohydrolase produces the protein MTRDLSRPETPDRSYADALQARTERLADAAEYVTSPYEGAPAELAAEVGATVDELAPEIVALSHRVFETPEEAFQEVRSAAAVAEAVARLAGAPVRRGVYGLETAVEASAGPAPRAGTATVAILAEYDALPGIGHGCGHNLIAASAVGAFAALARLGDRLPGRVVLLGTPAEEGNSGKELMARQGAFDGVDAAIMAHGFGYDAIDQPFIGRRILRMEFEGVPAHASASPFLGRNALDAATLAYQAVGLLRQHLPPSDRVHGIVKEGGERPSVIPRRAVLEFYLRSHRADTLKELSRRLDDIAHGAALATGTGVTLHWDPQPGTLPTRFNRPLSERWAVHQAARGRKALTSAVVPVELAASTDFGNVSVRVPGIHPVIKVSPPEIALHTAEFAEWARSAAGDEAATDAAFGLALTALDFLADASLREAARADFEAAGGVLDVEEYFA, from the coding sequence ATGACGCGCGACCTCTCACGACCCGAGACCCCCGATCGCTCGTATGCCGACGCCCTGCAGGCGCGCACCGAGAGGCTGGCGGATGCCGCGGAGTACGTCACCTCGCCGTACGAGGGCGCCCCGGCAGAGCTCGCGGCCGAGGTCGGCGCGACGGTCGACGAGCTCGCGCCCGAGATCGTCGCGCTCTCGCACCGCGTCTTCGAGACGCCGGAGGAGGCGTTTCAGGAGGTGCGCAGCGCCGCCGCCGTGGCAGAGGCTGTCGCGCGGCTGGCCGGAGCGCCCGTGCGGCGCGGGGTCTACGGGCTTGAGACGGCGGTCGAAGCATCCGCCGGCCCCGCGCCCAGAGCCGGAACCGCGACCGTCGCGATCCTCGCGGAGTACGACGCGCTGCCCGGCATCGGGCACGGCTGCGGCCACAACCTCATCGCGGCGTCGGCGGTCGGCGCCTTCGCCGCGCTCGCGCGGCTCGGCGACCGGCTGCCCGGGCGGGTGGTGCTGCTCGGCACGCCGGCCGAGGAGGGCAACAGCGGCAAGGAGCTGATGGCCCGCCAGGGCGCGTTCGACGGCGTCGACGCCGCGATCATGGCGCACGGCTTCGGCTACGACGCCATCGACCAGCCGTTCATCGGGCGGCGGATTCTGCGTATGGAGTTCGAGGGCGTGCCCGCCCACGCCTCGGCATCTCCGTTCCTCGGGCGCAACGCGCTCGACGCGGCGACGCTCGCATACCAGGCCGTCGGCCTGCTGCGGCAGCACCTGCCGCCGAGCGACCGCGTGCACGGCATCGTGAAGGAGGGCGGCGAGCGGCCGAGCGTCATCCCGCGGCGCGCGGTGCTCGAGTTCTATCTGCGCTCGCACCGCGCCGACACGCTGAAGGAGCTCAGCCGCCGCCTCGACGACATCGCTCACGGCGCAGCGCTCGCGACCGGCACCGGCGTCACCCTGCACTGGGACCCGCAGCCCGGCACCCTGCCGACGCGGTTCAACCGGCCGCTGTCGGAGCGGTGGGCCGTGCACCAGGCGGCGCGGGGCCGCAAGGCGCTGACCAGCGCGGTGGTGCCGGTCGAGCTCGCGGCGTCGACGGACTTCGGAAACGTCAGCGTGCGCGTGCCGGGCATCCACCCGGTGATCAAGGTCAGTCCGCCCGAGATCGCGCTGCACACGGCCGAGTTCGCCGAGTGGGCGCGGTCGGCGGCCGGCGATGAGGCAGCGACGGATGCCGCGTTCGGTCTCGCCCTGACGGCGCTCGACTTCCTCGCCGACGCTTCATTGCGCGAGGCCGCGCGCGCCGACTTCGAGGCGGCCGGCGGCGTGCTGGATGTAGAGGAGTACTTCGCATGA